CGAGGCGAACAAGACCACCAAGACCATGCGCGGCCTGTCCGACGCCGCCAACCGCATCGGCGAGGTCGTCGGCCTGATCCAGGACATCGCCGAGCAGACCAATCTCCTGGCGCTCAACGCGACCATCGAGGCGGCCCGCGCCGGCGAGGCCGGGCGCGGCTTTGCGGTCGTCGCCAGCGAGGTCAAGGCGCTGGCCACCCAGACGGCCAAGGCGACCGAGGAAATCTCCACGCAGGTCAAGGAGATCCAAGGCACCGCCGGGGCCGCGGCGGAGGCCATCACCACCGTTGGCGGCGTCATCGAGGAGATGTCGCGGATCGCCGAGCTGGTCGCCAGCGCGGTCGAGGAGCAGCACGCGGTGATCGGCCAGATCACCGAGAATGTCGAGCGCGCCGCGAACCGCTCGCGCAGCGGGGTTGAAAACATAACCGAAGTGAACAACGCAGCCGAAGACACCG
This genomic interval from Hyphomicrobiales bacterium contains the following:
- a CDS encoding methyl-accepting chemotaxis protein, translated to EANKTTKTMRGLSDAANRIGEVVGLIQDIAEQTNLLALNATIEAARAGEAGRGFAVVASEVKALATQTAKATEEISTQVKEIQGTAGAAAEAITTVGGVIEEMSRIAELVASAVEEQHAVIGQITENVERAANRSRSGVENITEVNNAAEDTGDTAEHVSKLAEALAEQAIALRANVDEFLGEVRVV